TTTTATCAAAATTTGAAATAGATTTTATCCTTATAGAAATGGATTATCGGAAATATGAAAGCGCCAAAAATAAAAATTATCCTGTTATTTACGGTGATGCTTCACAGGAAGTTATATTAAAAGCTGCAAAGGTTGAAAGTGCAAACTTGATGCTTATTACCGTCCCAAATATTATCATAAGTAAAACAATTGTTGAACAAGTGAAAAAACTTAATCAATCTCTTCACACTGTTGCAAGAGCAAGCAGTATCGAACATTTAAAACTTTTAAATGAGCTTGGAATTTATGAAGCTGTCCAGCCTGAATTTGAAGCAAGCCTTGAAATTGCAAGGCAGGCACTTATACACTATGATATTCCAAGGTCTGAGATTCAAAAATTTACTGACTTGGTAAGAAGAGATTTATATTCTTCACTTTATGAAAATAAAGATAATTACGATGAGCTGGCAAACCTTCAGCTTGCTTCAAAATTATTTGATTTAACATGGTTTAAAATCCCTGACAATAGCTCCCTCTCCGGTAAATCAATCAGTGAGCTTAATATTCGCAACCTGACAGGTGTTTCAATAATTGGAGTTTTGAGAAAAGGGGCACTAATTTCAAACCCTGACAAGGACTTTATCTTCTCAGCAGGTGACAATATAGCAATAATTGGAAACAGCAAACAGATAAGCGATTTCAAAAAAATATTCGTAGTAGATTAAACTATAAGAAAGAAAACTATTAAAGTTGGTGAACTTAAAGTCAGTCTATATTTTCATCCCTGTAAATTCTAAACGCATTCCATGTCTGATAAACACTCATAAGCTCTATAGAGTTGATATTAACATGCTCCGGAAGTGTGGCACACCAATACACCGCTTCAGCGATATCTTCTGAAGTCAAAGGCTTTGTATTTTCGTAAACTTTATCAGCCCTATTTTTGTCCCCTTTAAATCTGACTGTAGAAAACTCGGTATTTGCCATGCCTGGCTCAATGTTTGTACATCTGACCTTTGTCCCAAATAAGTCATTTCTTAAATTTCTTGAAAATTGTGCGACAAAAGCCTTTGTGCTGCCATAAACATTACCCCCTGGATATGGCCAGCTACCTGCTACTGAGCCGATATTAATAATATGCCCCTTGTTCCTTTTTACCATAAAAGGCAATATTGCCCTTGTGCAGTAAACAACACCTTTTATATTTGTATCTATCATTCTTTCCCAGTCTTCAATATTTGTTTCATGAGCAGGCTCAAGCCCTAAAGCAAGACCCGCATTATTAACCAAAATATCTATGTCATTGTGCTTTTCAAACACTTTAAAGACATCTTCTTTTTTTGTCACATCCAACAGCTCAAACAAACAACCGCTCTTTTTGGAAATCTCACTCAACCGCTCTTTTCTTCTCCCGGAAATAACCACATCATGGCCATTATTAATAAATTTATATGCTATAGCCTCTCCAAAACCAGAAGTGCTGCCTGTAACAAAAACTTTCATTTTTCCCTCCAACCTGAAAATAGATACAAAAAAAGCCGGCGTAAGCCGGCTGTTATTTATTTACCATCAAAGAGTGACCAAGGGCCTCTATTTTTGGAAAACTTAATAGCATCATCCTTTTCAGTCCCAGTATAGTCATTTCTTACTTTAAAAATCTGGCCAGGGAATATCAAATCAGGGTCTTTTATTGTATCTTTGTTAGCCCAATAAATAAGTGGCCACATAAAAGGATTCATATATTTTTTATCTGATATCTTCCACAGGCTGTCACCTTTTGCAACTGTATACATTGTAGGCTCATTCTTTTTAGCCTCTTCCATAGCCTTTTTAACTTCTTCAGCCTTAGCAGCAGAGATAGCTTCTTTGTTTTGCCTTAACAATGCCTCAATTTCAGCCATCAAAGCTTTTGCTTCCTCAGGCTTACACTCATCTACATAAGCTTTTGCTTTTGCATACTTTTCTTTAAGCTGAGTATAAGTAACTGAAGAATATTTTACAGCATCCCCTTGAATTGCATCAATCTCTTTACCATACTCTTCAAGCTTCACGGCTACCTTATCATTTTCAGCCTTTCTTTCTTTTGCAACTTTCTCAGCTTCAGCCGCCTTAGCCTTAGCTTCAGCTAAGCTTGCTTCAGCTTCATCATAATATTTACCTTTAAATGTATAGTTTTTAGCTTCTTCCATTTTTTCTTCAGCATTTTTAAATGCTTTATTAGCCTCAGCATATTCTGCAGGTGCACACTTCTCAGCATTATACCCTTGAGCACCTTTTAAAGCAGCCTGTGCATCATCATAAGCCTTCATTGGTGGCTTAGCACATGAAACCATTACTGCAGCAACTGAAACAGCTAACGTAAATTTTATCACTCTCTTCATAATAACCTCCTTAATATTATTTAAAACATACCACACATATTAATACTTGTCAAACTGTTAATATTTATTCTTTTTCTATAATATCAAGCTTAATATACAACTCTTTGAGCTGTTTTTCATCAACATAATTTGGTGCATCAGACATCATGTCAGTTGCTTTTTGAGTCTTTGGAAATGCTATTACATCCCTAATAGAATCAGCTTTACAAATAATAGATGCTATCCTATCCACTCCAAAAGCAATCCCACCATGAGGAGGCGTACCATATTTCAGAGCATCTATGAAAAATCCAAATTTTTGCTCACAC
This DNA window, taken from Deferrivibrio essentukiensis, encodes the following:
- a CDS encoding SDR family NAD(P)-dependent oxidoreductase — protein: MKVFVTGSTSGFGEAIAYKFINNGHDVVISGRRKERLSEISKKSGCLFELLDVTKKEDVFKVFEKHNDIDILVNNAGLALGLEPAHETNIEDWERMIDTNIKGVVYCTRAILPFMVKRNKGHIINIGSVAGSWPYPGGNVYGSTKAFVAQFSRNLRNDLFGTKVRCTNIEPGMANTEFSTVRFKGDKNRADKVYENTKPLTSEDIAEAVYWCATLPEHVNINSIELMSVYQTWNAFRIYRDENID
- a CDS encoding LysM peptidoglycan-binding domain-containing protein; this encodes MKRVIKFTLAVSVAAVMVSCAKPPMKAYDDAQAALKGAQGYNAEKCAPAEYAEANKAFKNAEEKMEEAKNYTFKGKYYDEAEASLAEAKAKAAEAEKVAKERKAENDKVAVKLEEYGKEIDAIQGDAVKYSSVTYTQLKEKYAKAKAYVDECKPEEAKALMAEIEALLRQNKEAISAAKAEEVKKAMEEAKKNEPTMYTVAKGDSLWKISDKKYMNPFMWPLIYWANKDTIKDPDLIFPGQIFKVRNDYTGTEKDDAIKFSKNRGPWSLFDGK